The following are encoded in a window of Arthrobacter sp. OAP107 genomic DNA:
- a CDS encoding PLD nuclease N-terminal domain-containing protein, producing the protein MPRVVLAVAILAIYVYGLVDVIRTDKRSTRGFSKTTWLIMVILLPLIGAALWFLIGRPRATVVAQPVYPQHPTAPDDDPDFLRNLEQRRRQAEAERLRKLRDDAARKNQADGGTRRTGTTGTGNTGAAPGTNSGSSNASGPAAGEPGPRKPGASGEANAEGNPEAK; encoded by the coding sequence ATGCCTCGTGTTGTACTCGCAGTCGCCATTCTCGCCATCTACGTCTACGGACTGGTGGACGTTATCCGGACCGACAAGCGTTCCACCCGCGGCTTTTCCAAAACAACGTGGCTCATCATGGTGATCCTCCTGCCGCTCATCGGCGCCGCACTGTGGTTCCTGATCGGCCGCCCCCGCGCCACGGTTGTGGCCCAGCCCGTTTACCCGCAGCACCCTACGGCCCCCGACGACGACCCCGACTTCCTGCGCAACCTCGAGCAGCGCCGCCGCCAGGCCGAGGCGGAGCGCCTCCGCAAGCTGCGGGACGACGCGGCACGGAAGAACCAGGCCGACGGCGGCACCCGCCGCACGGGCACAACGGGCACAGGCAACACGGGCGCAGCACCGGGCACCAACAGCGGCAGTTCAAATGCCAGCGGCCCGGCCGCGGGTGAGCCTGGTCCACGCAAGCCGGGAGCCTCAGGCGAGGCCAACGCCGAAGGCAACCCCGAGGCAAAGTAG
- a CDS encoding DUF4229 domain-containing protein: MAFLKYSLIRFAIFLPLFVLFVFLQLGWFLAVICAGLISFAISYLFFQKQRDAATASLHARFSGRAKPIRTAGEIDDAEAEDHLVDTNPDITIRNDVKKREPRGGEA; the protein is encoded by the coding sequence GTGGCTTTTCTGAAATACTCCCTGATCCGGTTTGCGATCTTCCTGCCCCTGTTTGTGCTGTTCGTCTTCCTGCAGCTGGGGTGGTTCCTGGCCGTCATCTGTGCGGGGCTGATTTCCTTCGCCATCAGCTACCTCTTCTTCCAGAAGCAGCGTGATGCCGCGACGGCGTCACTGCATGCCCGCTTCTCCGGCCGCGCCAAGCCCATCCGCACCGCCGGGGAGATCGATGATGCCGAGGCCGAGGACCACCTCGTCGACACGAACCCGGACATCACCATCCGCAACGACGTCAAGAAGCGCGAACCCCGCGGCGGGGAAGCTTAG
- a CDS encoding 1,4-dihydroxy-2-naphthoate polyprenyltransferase, with product MATAAQWIQGARLRTLPAAIAPVLIGSAAAYEMGSFLPLNAVLAALVALLLQVGVNYANDYSDGIRGTDENRVGPLRLVGSGAARPAHVKYAAFGAFGLAMLVGLVLVLITQTWWLLLVGVGCVMAAWGYTGGKNPYGYMGLGDVFVFVFFGLVATLGTTYTQAGQIGLPAVIGAIGTGLIACALLMANNVRDIPSDIQAGKKTLAVRLGDKHARESYVLMLAVAILLVVILAPTRPWMLIVLLLIPACLMPAWLMINGRKRKSLIPVLKQTGLINLGYAVLFSLGLVLSTGL from the coding sequence GTGGCAACAGCCGCTCAATGGATCCAAGGCGCCCGGCTCCGCACCCTGCCGGCCGCGATCGCCCCTGTCCTGATCGGCTCGGCAGCGGCCTACGAGATGGGTTCCTTCCTCCCGCTCAATGCGGTCCTGGCAGCCCTCGTGGCGCTGCTGCTGCAGGTCGGCGTCAACTACGCCAACGACTACTCGGACGGGATCCGCGGGACGGACGAGAACCGGGTCGGGCCGCTGCGGCTGGTCGGTTCCGGTGCAGCCCGCCCCGCACACGTGAAGTATGCCGCGTTCGGTGCCTTCGGCCTGGCCATGCTCGTGGGGCTGGTCCTGGTCCTCATCACCCAGACGTGGTGGCTGCTGCTGGTGGGCGTGGGCTGCGTGATGGCGGCCTGGGGTTACACCGGTGGAAAGAACCCGTACGGCTACATGGGCCTGGGAGACGTTTTCGTGTTCGTGTTCTTCGGGCTGGTGGCCACGCTCGGCACCACGTATACCCAAGCGGGGCAGATCGGCCTGCCTGCCGTGATCGGCGCCATCGGTACCGGCCTGATCGCGTGCGCCCTGCTGATGGCCAACAACGTCCGGGACATCCCGTCGGACATTCAGGCCGGAAAGAAAACCCTGGCGGTGCGGCTGGGCGACAAGCACGCCCGCGAGAGCTACGTGCTGATGCTGGCGGTGGCCATTCTGCTCGTGGTGATTTTGGCCCCCACGCGGCCGTGGATGCTGATCGTGCTGCTGCTGATCCCGGCCTGTCTGATGCCGGCCTGGCTCATGATCAACGGACGGAAGCGCAAGAGCCTCATCCCGGTGCTAAAGCAGACGGGCCTGATCAACCTAGGCTATGCCGTGCTGTTCTCGCTGGGGCTGGTGCTGAGCACCGGGCTGTAA
- a CDS encoding AMP-binding protein has protein sequence MNIEPALKALAAALHGEGSAVELSAGPDGDPVVTPVPTPGFEDAVVVVRTSGSTGTPKATVLTVDALAASSMATAFALKGEGQWLLALPLQYVAGVQVLIRSLFAGTRPWAMDLSGGFTADAFTAAALELTDKIRFTSLVPAQLQRLLAEPSADTLAVLRRFNGILLGGAPASAELLGSARDAGLRVVTTYGAAETCGGCVYDGYPLEGVALRLADDGRIHLGGSTLAAGYLGAPRQTAEAFVEEDGSRWYRTNDLGTLDADGRLTVLGRADDVIITGGVKVSAAHVQAELEKSDGVTAAFVAGVESAKWGQAVAAYVAVAGTASGPDGAARDGAAWAEEWHRTLGLLAPKTVLPAGELIMLPNGKPDRLAMIERLNALHQGK, from the coding sequence GTGAATATCGAGCCGGCACTCAAGGCGTTGGCGGCCGCCCTCCACGGCGAGGGTTCGGCCGTCGAACTTTCCGCCGGCCCCGACGGCGATCCGGTGGTGACGCCGGTTCCGACTCCCGGGTTCGAAGATGCCGTCGTGGTGGTCCGCACGTCCGGGTCCACCGGGACGCCCAAGGCGACGGTCCTGACGGTGGACGCCCTGGCGGCGTCGTCGATGGCCACCGCCTTCGCGCTCAAGGGTGAGGGCCAATGGCTGCTGGCCCTGCCGCTGCAGTACGTGGCGGGTGTCCAGGTCCTGATCCGCTCGCTGTTCGCCGGCACCCGGCCCTGGGCGATGGACCTGTCCGGGGGCTTCACCGCCGATGCCTTCACCGCGGCCGCGCTGGAGCTGACGGACAAGATCCGCTTCACGTCGCTGGTGCCCGCGCAGCTGCAGCGCCTGCTCGCTGAACCGTCGGCGGACACACTCGCCGTGCTGCGCCGCTTCAACGGCATCCTGCTCGGCGGCGCCCCGGCCTCTGCCGAGCTCCTCGGGTCCGCGCGCGACGCCGGCCTACGGGTGGTTACTACCTACGGCGCGGCGGAAACCTGCGGCGGCTGCGTGTACGACGGCTATCCGCTCGAGGGCGTGGCCCTGCGGCTCGCCGACGACGGCCGGATCCACCTGGGCGGTTCCACGCTCGCCGCCGGCTACCTGGGGGCACCGCGGCAGACCGCCGAGGCCTTCGTCGAAGAGGATGGCAGCCGCTGGTACCGGACCAACGACCTCGGCACCCTCGACGCCGACGGCCGGCTCACCGTGCTGGGCCGCGCCGACGACGTCATCATCACCGGCGGCGTCAAAGTCTCCGCCGCGCACGTGCAGGCTGAGCTGGAAAAGTCCGACGGCGTGACCGCAGCTTTCGTGGCCGGTGTCGAGTCCGCGAAATGGGGCCAGGCCGTGGCCGCCTATGTGGCAGTGGCCGGGACCGCTTCCGGACCCGACGGCGCTGCACGGGACGGGGCCGCGTGGGCCGAGGAATGGCACCGGACGCTGGGGCTGCTGGCCCCCAAGACCGTCCTTCCGGCCGGTGAGCTGATCATGCTGCCTAACGGCAAGCCGGACCGCCTGGCCATGATTGAACGGCTCAACGCGCTCCATCAGGGAAAATAG
- a CDS encoding 1,4-dihydroxy-2-naphthoyl-CoA synthase, with translation MSNDFPAKVSDVFDPSRWRTVSGFDDFQDLTYHRQVERSDDGTVTRDLPTVRIAFNRPEVRNAFRPGTVDELYRAMDHARMTPDVATVLLTGNGPSPKDGGHSFCSGGDQRIRGRDGYRYADGETQETIDPARAGRLHILEVQRLMRTMPKVVIAVVNGWAAGGGHSLHVVSDLTIASRQFGKFKQTDATVGSFDAGYGSALLARQIGQKAAREIFFLAREYSAEDMVRMGAVNEAVDHERLEEVALEYAADIARQSPQAVRMLKFAFNLADDGLAGQQVFAGEATRLAYMTDEAVEGKEAFLQKRDPDWSKFPYYF, from the coding sequence GTGAGCAACGATTTCCCCGCCAAGGTTTCCGACGTCTTTGACCCCTCCCGCTGGCGCACCGTGTCCGGCTTCGACGACTTCCAGGACCTGACGTACCACCGGCAGGTGGAGCGGTCCGACGACGGTACCGTGACCCGGGACCTGCCCACCGTCCGCATCGCGTTCAACCGTCCGGAGGTCCGCAACGCCTTCCGCCCGGGGACCGTGGACGAGCTCTACCGCGCCATGGACCACGCCCGGATGACGCCGGACGTGGCCACCGTGCTGCTGACCGGCAACGGCCCCTCCCCCAAGGACGGCGGCCATTCGTTCTGCTCCGGCGGGGACCAGCGGATCCGCGGCCGGGACGGGTACCGCTACGCTGATGGCGAGACGCAGGAGACCATCGACCCCGCCCGTGCCGGCCGGCTCCACATTTTGGAGGTCCAGCGGCTCATGCGGACCATGCCCAAGGTGGTCATCGCCGTCGTCAACGGCTGGGCGGCCGGCGGCGGGCACTCCCTGCACGTGGTCTCCGACCTGACCATCGCCTCGCGCCAGTTCGGAAAGTTCAAGCAGACGGACGCCACTGTTGGCAGTTTCGACGCCGGCTACGGCTCAGCGCTGCTGGCCCGGCAGATCGGCCAGAAGGCCGCCCGGGAGATCTTCTTCCTCGCACGCGAATATTCCGCGGAGGACATGGTTCGGATGGGAGCCGTGAACGAGGCCGTGGACCACGAGCGCCTCGAGGAAGTGGCGCTGGAATACGCCGCGGACATTGCCCGGCAGTCCCCGCAGGCCGTCAGGATGCTCAAGTTCGCGTTCAACCTCGCCGACGACGGGCTGGCCGGCCAGCAGGTGTTCGCCGGCGAAGCGACCCGTTTGGCATATATGACCGACGAGGCCGTGGAGGGCAAGGAGGCCTTCCTGCAGAAACGCGACCCCGACTGGTCGAAGTTCCCGTACTACTTCTAA
- a CDS encoding VOC family protein: MGLNIQIAIDCHHPHDLADWWAETLDWSVEPQDEGFIRSMISQGFATEDQTMTHNGRLVWKDGAAIRPTEEIDAKAPARRLLFQTVPEQKTIKNRVHWDVRLDGRDKDDVRAELEARGATFLWTASQGPHEWHTMADPEGNEFCIS, encoded by the coding sequence ATGGGACTCAACATTCAGATCGCCATCGATTGCCACCACCCGCACGACCTCGCCGACTGGTGGGCCGAAACGCTGGACTGGTCCGTGGAGCCGCAGGACGAGGGCTTCATCCGGTCCATGATCAGCCAGGGCTTCGCCACCGAAGACCAGACCATGACGCACAACGGCAGGCTCGTGTGGAAGGACGGTGCGGCGATCCGGCCCACTGAGGAAATCGACGCCAAGGCACCCGCCCGGCGTCTGCTGTTCCAGACCGTGCCGGAGCAGAAGACCATCAAGAACCGGGTGCATTGGGACGTCCGGCTGGATGGCCGGGACAAGGATGACGTCCGCGCCGAACTGGAAGCCCGCGGCGCCACCTTTCTCTGGACGGCCAGCCAGGGCCCGCACGAATGGCACACCATGGCGGACCCCGAGGGCAATGAGTTCTGCATCAGCTGA
- a CDS encoding lysostaphin resistance A-like protein gives MVNTRRMLPAPRPDLYRFSPLDLTAVGLYVAVAAFFALAGELILPLLRALAPTPAVASYGVNLLFYGCVGALALFAARRVVARDLKVLATRPWFTLAMVPLAVVAMMIVTAILVVVGGTTETSANQAGLQALMRQVPAWLMVPLIVVVGPFVEEYVFRHLLIGKLSRRVNIWICCGLSVVLFAALHIVGQEALTVPALMPYLAMGGTLVFVYVWTGRNLMFSYFVHATKNLVAAVFLYTIPPELLDQLQGAQT, from the coding sequence ATGGTGAATACCAGACGCATGCTCCCTGCTCCGCGGCCGGATCTCTACCGGTTTTCGCCGCTGGACCTCACCGCCGTGGGGCTTTACGTGGCCGTCGCCGCCTTCTTCGCGCTGGCCGGGGAACTGATCCTGCCGCTGCTCCGGGCACTGGCCCCGACGCCGGCCGTCGCCTCCTACGGCGTGAACCTCCTGTTCTACGGCTGCGTCGGCGCCCTGGCCCTGTTTGCCGCCCGCCGCGTGGTGGCCCGGGACCTCAAAGTCCTTGCTACGCGGCCCTGGTTCACGCTCGCGATGGTGCCGCTGGCCGTCGTCGCGATGATGATTGTCACCGCCATCCTGGTGGTCGTGGGCGGGACCACCGAGACGTCCGCCAACCAGGCCGGGCTGCAGGCGCTCATGCGGCAGGTGCCGGCCTGGCTGATGGTGCCGCTGATTGTCGTGGTGGGCCCGTTCGTGGAGGAGTATGTGTTCCGGCACCTCCTGATCGGCAAGCTGAGCCGGCGTGTCAACATCTGGATCTGCTGCGGACTGTCCGTGGTCCTCTTCGCTGCGCTGCACATCGTGGGCCAGGAAGCCCTCACCGTCCCCGCGCTCATGCCATACCTGGCCATGGGCGGCACCCTGGTGTTTGTGTACGTGTGGACGGGGCGGAACCTGATGTTCTCCTACTTCGTCCATGCCACCAAGAACCTGGTGGCCGCGGTCTTCCTGTACACCATCCCGCCGGAGTTGCTGGACCAGTTGCAAGGGGCCCAGACCTAG
- a CDS encoding ABC-F family ATP-binding cassette domain-containing protein, with protein MTEPHFRTEQLHLSGVTHGYGDRELFNGVELVIGAGEHAAVVGENGAGKSTLLRILAGIEAPVEGTARRHGRVGYLAQTSGLSARLTVADAIDDALRTLREMEAGLERLEAGLASAGPAELETYGNLQTEYQLREGYAAESRVEAALDRLGLGGVDRGRTLGSLSGGEQERVALACLLADPADILLLDEPTNHLDASGTAWLEGRLAAHRGAVVVVSHDRVLLRKVAATVIEVDAERRSVNRYGNGYDGYLKEKRAERQRWVQQYHGWLDAMAAERRQADTVAGRMGYARRRDNDKAAFDFKTGTWERAAASKIRNAQERLRRLEDNPVERPPERLKLEAGLDRGPGSAAGSRGSAAGSAGGPSGNGHQEAFDGVLCARNTRVPGRLAVPEFRVDHGQKILITGPNGAGKSTLLSVLAGTLEPAAGQVVRNGRIGYLQQELELPPYPNLRLLPAFAAGLGGNIDDHAEALLRLGLFRTSEFHVPVGALSAGQQRRLALARLLLGHKDIMLLDEPSNHLAPALVEELESALAEFDGTVVMVSHDRALGEWFDACAGRSRGRAGEGASGRWVRYTMAEGMLEKVAQPA; from the coding sequence ATGACTGAACCACATTTCCGCACCGAACAGCTGCACCTGTCCGGCGTTACCCACGGTTACGGAGACCGCGAACTCTTCAACGGCGTCGAACTGGTGATCGGCGCGGGGGAACACGCCGCCGTCGTGGGTGAGAACGGTGCCGGCAAATCCACCCTGCTCCGGATCCTGGCGGGCATCGAGGCACCCGTGGAAGGCACGGCCCGGCGGCATGGCCGGGTGGGCTACCTGGCGCAGACCTCCGGACTCTCCGCCCGGCTGACCGTGGCCGACGCCATCGACGATGCGCTTCGCACACTCCGGGAGATGGAAGCCGGGCTGGAGCGGCTGGAGGCCGGCCTGGCATCGGCCGGGCCGGCCGAGCTAGAGACCTACGGGAACCTGCAGACCGAATACCAGCTCCGCGAGGGCTATGCCGCGGAATCCCGTGTCGAGGCGGCGCTGGACCGGCTGGGCCTGGGCGGCGTGGACCGCGGCCGGACGCTGGGATCGCTGTCCGGCGGGGAGCAGGAGCGCGTCGCGCTTGCCTGCCTGCTGGCCGATCCCGCGGACATCCTGCTGCTGGACGAGCCCACGAACCACCTGGACGCCAGCGGCACTGCCTGGCTCGAAGGCCGCCTCGCAGCGCACCGGGGAGCCGTGGTGGTGGTCTCGCACGACCGCGTGCTGCTGCGGAAGGTCGCTGCCACCGTTATCGAGGTTGACGCCGAGCGCCGCTCGGTGAACCGCTATGGCAACGGCTACGACGGCTACCTGAAGGAGAAGCGGGCAGAACGCCAGCGCTGGGTTCAGCAGTATCACGGCTGGCTCGATGCCATGGCGGCCGAGCGGCGGCAGGCAGACACCGTGGCCGGCCGGATGGGTTATGCCCGCCGGCGGGACAACGACAAGGCGGCCTTCGACTTCAAGACCGGGACCTGGGAGCGCGCCGCCGCAAGCAAGATCCGCAACGCGCAGGAGCGGCTGCGCCGCCTGGAGGACAACCCGGTGGAGCGCCCGCCGGAACGCCTGAAGCTCGAGGCCGGGCTCGACCGCGGGCCGGGGTCGGCCGCTGGTTCCCGCGGTAGCGCTGCCGGCAGTGCCGGCGGACCTTCCGGGAACGGACACCAGGAAGCGTTCGATGGGGTCCTGTGCGCCCGCAACACCCGGGTGCCTGGCCGGCTGGCCGTCCCGGAGTTCCGCGTGGACCACGGGCAGAAAATCCTCATCACCGGTCCCAACGGGGCCGGGAAGTCCACACTGCTCTCGGTCCTGGCGGGAACGCTCGAGCCGGCTGCGGGCCAGGTGGTGCGAAACGGCCGGATCGGCTATCTGCAGCAGGAGCTGGAGTTGCCCCCGTATCCAAATCTGCGGCTGCTGCCGGCCTTCGCCGCCGGGCTCGGCGGGAACATCGACGACCATGCCGAGGCGCTGCTGCGGCTGGGCCTCTTCCGCACCAGCGAATTCCATGTTCCGGTGGGTGCACTCTCGGCAGGACAGCAGCGCAGGCTGGCACTCGCACGGCTGCTGCTCGGCCACAAGGACATCATGCTCCTCGACGAACCCAGCAACCATCTGGCCCCCGCGCTCGTGGAGGAGCTGGAATCGGCGCTCGCGGAGTTCGACGGAACGGTGGTGATGGTCAGCCACGACCGGGCGCTTGGTGAGTGGTTCGATGCGTGCGCGGGCCGGTCCCGTGGCCGGGCCGGCGAAGGTGCTTCCGGGAGATGGGTCAGGTACACCATGGCGGAGGGCATGCTCGAGAAGGTGGCGCAGCCGGCCTGA
- a CDS encoding amino acid permease, whose amino-acid sequence MPQSTPTELMSPTAPSAAVDPTLSAEGYKKTLSRRHVTMIAMGGAIGVGLFMGAGGRLASTGPALIFSYAIAGVIAYLLMRALGELIMYRQTSGSFVSYAGELFGKKGAYLSGWMYFINWAMTGIAELIAIGLYFQFFFPNVPVELSAIAALVLLVAVNLLSVKAFGEFEFWASCLKVGAIVIFLAVGTFMVVTNAKVGAGHASAANLFAGDGGMFPKGALVMILVLNAVIFAYNAIELVGITAGEMENPEREVPKAIRAVVIRIVVFYVGSVTLLAMLLPSDQYKAGTSPFVTVFGQMGLPWMGDVMNMIVITAALSSSNSGLYSIGRIFRTMANNGHAPQWLTKMSSRHVPYAAILAIAAVYLVGILLNIWLGGSHAFDLALNTASIGVIFTWGSIFASQIALRKKKGGVSSLPMPGSPWTSWAGLVALLAITVLIGFDTMTDKATGEVFLLGLWTLASIPFFALVLWLGWQKVKNNEPKSELFS is encoded by the coding sequence GTGCCTCAAAGTACCCCCACAGAACTTATGAGCCCGACGGCTCCATCCGCCGCCGTCGACCCGACCCTCAGCGCCGAGGGCTACAAGAAGACCCTGAGCCGGCGCCACGTCACCATGATCGCGATGGGCGGCGCCATTGGCGTGGGCCTGTTCATGGGAGCCGGCGGCCGGCTGGCCTCCACCGGTCCCGCGCTGATCTTCTCCTACGCCATCGCCGGCGTCATCGCTTACCTGCTGATGCGCGCGCTCGGCGAGCTCATCATGTACCGCCAGACCTCCGGCTCCTTTGTGAGCTACGCGGGTGAGCTGTTCGGAAAGAAGGGCGCCTACCTGTCCGGCTGGATGTACTTCATCAACTGGGCCATGACCGGCATCGCTGAACTGATCGCGATCGGCCTCTACTTCCAGTTCTTCTTCCCCAACGTCCCCGTGGAGCTCTCCGCCATCGCAGCGCTGGTGCTGCTGGTGGCCGTGAACCTGCTCAGCGTCAAGGCGTTCGGCGAATTCGAATTCTGGGCGTCCTGCCTCAAGGTCGGCGCCATCGTGATCTTCCTGGCCGTGGGCACCTTCATGGTGGTCACCAACGCCAAGGTGGGCGCCGGCCATGCATCTGCAGCCAACCTCTTCGCCGGCGACGGCGGCATGTTCCCCAAGGGCGCGCTGGTGATGATCCTGGTGCTCAACGCCGTCATCTTCGCTTACAACGCCATCGAACTCGTGGGCATCACGGCCGGCGAGATGGAAAATCCGGAACGCGAAGTGCCCAAGGCGATCCGCGCCGTCGTAATCCGCATCGTTGTCTTCTACGTCGGTTCCGTGACCCTGCTGGCCATGCTGTTGCCTTCGGACCAGTACAAGGCCGGCACCTCGCCCTTCGTCACCGTCTTCGGCCAGATGGGGCTGCCGTGGATGGGCGACGTCATGAACATGATCGTGATCACCGCCGCGCTGTCCTCCTCTAACTCCGGCCTGTACTCGATCGGCCGGATCTTCCGCACCATGGCCAACAACGGGCATGCGCCGCAGTGGCTGACGAAGATGTCCAGCCGCCACGTGCCGTATGCCGCCATCCTGGCCATCGCGGCCGTGTACCTCGTGGGCATCCTGCTGAACATCTGGCTGGGCGGCTCGCACGCGTTCGACCTCGCGCTAAACACCGCCTCAATCGGCGTCATCTTCACCTGGGGCTCCATCTTTGCCAGCCAGATCGCGCTGCGCAAGAAGAAGGGCGGTGTCTCCAGCCTGCCGATGCCGGGTTCGCCCTGGACCAGCTGGGCCGGGCTCGTGGCGCTGCTGGCCATCACGGTGCTGATCGGCTTCGACACCATGACGGACAAGGCCACGGGCGAGGTGTTCCTGCTCGGCCTCTGGACCCTGGCCAGCATCCCGTTCTTCGCGCTGGTGCTGTGGCTGGGCTGGCAGAAGGTCAAGAACAACGAGCCGAAGAGCGAACTTTTCAGCTAG